The sequence below is a genomic window from Bacillota bacterium.
GGATGGCTCCCTGGAAGAAAAGAGAGCACAGGATACGGGGTAATGGCTAGCACCCTGAAGGCTATAGACATCCTGGGTCTTGACCCAAAGAGCGTCAAGGTTGCGATCCAGGGGTTTGGCAATGTTGGCTCCCATACAGCCATGTTCCTCCATGAGAAGGGGATAAGGATAGTCGGGATCACGGATGTAAACGGTGGGGTGTATAACAGGGATGGCCTGGATATAGAGGAGCTCTTAAAGTATGCAGAGAAGACGATGACAGTAGCTGGGTTTGATGGAGGGGTGCCGCTGACGAATGAGGAGCTATTCTCCCTTGATGTAGACATCCTGATACCCGCAGCGACGGGCCATGTGGTAAACAAGGATACGGCACCAACTATAAGGGCAAAGGCAGTAGTAGGGGCAGCCAACATGCCGGTGACCCCGGAAGGTATGGAGGTGCTGGAGAGCGAGGGGATAATGTTCTTTCCGGATATCATAGCAAACGCAGGGGGCGTCATAGCATCGCAGCTGGAGTATTCAGGGTCTTTGAGCGCCCGGCAGAGGACCAAGGAGCGGGTGCTCGAGATAGTGGCAGAGAAGATAGAGGATGCCTTTGAGCGCACGGTTGAGATAGCAAAGCAAGAGAAGGTGAACCTCACAGAGGCGGCGATCGAGCTTGCGGTGATGAGAGTTCACGATGCCATGGTCCAGAGGGGATGGGTAAGCACGGGTACGGCTTAGTCCGTACCCGTTAAGTAATATACCTCATCGGTTCATCAACATATTGCAATAAAAAATACATATGTTTAAGAAGGAAAGTGCTACGTATTGCCGAATATATGAGTCATAAACTATATAAATAACCAATAAATATGGTCAAGCCTTCCGTAAAACCCAAATTAAATTATGTAATGTAAGTTTATAACTATAAGTATAACACATGCCTTACTTTCCGAACCTTCGTTTTATCTGGCTTTGGGCGTTTATAATTATTTATTGTATTTCTTAACATGATATATATAACATAGTGGTTGATTATATGGTTATTCTGTGTCCAGAATGTGTCTAGAATCTAATAGGTATAATGACCTCAGATGTAGTCTCGTTTGATCTTGTGGGGAATTGGACAGTGGATCCCTGGTGGGTGGAATTAATGAATGGAAAGGTCTATATTTCTGGAGGTGAGGAAGGGGCATCCAAGTCATAAGCCTAGTAACCATGAGACTTCGGAATTTCGGAGAGTCTACTAAAAATATATCGGGGGGAATTGGAGCTAATAGGTAATGGCAAATACAAATGTGGTATTGGGTAGACAGTACACAGCTAATAGACTCATAAAGGAGTGTGTAATATCTCAATGCCAGAAGAAAAGAAGCTATATGCTAGAAAGAGCTCCGGATTAGTTCGCACAATAGGCATTTTCGGTGCTATGGTATTCGGTGTGCATTGTATTAGCCTTTCATCGTCGGGCTATATACCATTTTCGTGGGTTGCATCTGTGTGGCCCGGCAGCAGCATTATTGGCGTATTAACAGTAGCTATGGTCCTCTGCCTCTTCCACGCTTATACCTACGCCTGTATAGGCTCGACCATGCCTCGCGCTGCTGCAGACTACACCCTAGCCAGCCGGGTGTTGAGCCCGCCGCTTGCATTCGGGGCTAGCTGGACTTTGGTTATATTCTCCGCCGTCGTCGCCGGAGGGCTCATAGCCTGGATCCCATCGGGTGCCCTGCCCACGCTTCTTCAATCTATAGGTATTATCTTCGATAAGCCTGGGCTAAGGCACTTGGCTGAACTATCCCAGAGTCCAACAGGTATTATCGTTATAGGCACGATCTGCGTTGTGATTACGTATTTAACAATGATTCTCCCAACTAGAACGATCGTTCGGATCCTCGAGATCGGATTCTTCCTCGGTCTACTTGCATGGGTTATCATTTACATCTCCTTGCTTTCGGCTCCTGGACC
It includes:
- a CDS encoding Glu/Leu/Phe/Val dehydrogenase, which gives rise to DFGLEFKDIFTRHIYIPAPDMGTGPLEMTQIYNATMDPASVTGKPQGIQGWLPGRKESTGYGVMASTLKAIDILGLDPKSVKVAIQGFGNVGSHTAMFLHEKGIRIVGITDVNGGVYNRDGLDIEELLKYAEKTMTVAGFDGGVPLTNEELFSLDVDILIPAATGHVVNKDTAPTIRAKAVVGAANMPVTPEGMEVLESEGIMFFPDIIANAGGVIASQLEYSGSLSARQRTKERVLEIVAEKIEDAFERTVEIAKQEKVNLTEAAIELAVMRVHDAMVQRGWVSTGTA